A window of Streptomyces sp. NBC_01142 genomic DNA:
GGGTGGCGTCCCCGGCGGTCGTGAAGATTTATCACGGCCGTCACATGATCCACGGGGGGCGATGTGGCGTACGCCACAGAAAGAAGCGGACAAAGGGCTCTCGGCATCGCAAACCATGCCGTTGTGGTGACGGGATCGTTATCCGGATTTGAGTGTCCGTTGAGCGAACACTTCAGGACACCGGGACGTCGGTCTCAGGACATCTCCGGGAGGCCTCTCGGGAGACGTCCCGGGACGTCTCTGACGACTCCGACATCTCTGACGTCTCTCAGGACATCAGGGTCTCGACGAGCGTCTCCTGGAGCGCACCGAGCCAGAGGTAGGCCATCACCATCGGTTTGCGCGGGTCCGAGTCCGGCAGCCGGTAGAGATCGCCGCTCTCGTCCTCGTCGCTGACCTCGAGGCGGGTACCGATGGTCAGCCGCAGGTCGTTGAGCGCACCGAGCCAGTGCAGGCAGTCGTCGGCGGTCAGCTTGAGGACGGCACCGCCCTCGCCCGCGGCGGTCGTCGAGTCCAGGGTGCGGACGACCGCGAGCGCGTCATCCCGCTTGCGGGAGCGCAGGTCGGTTTCGGTGAAGCGCCTGAACTCCGCGGAGGCGGCGCGCAGTTCGTCGTCCTCCGCATCGGCGTCCGGGCCGCCGTACGCCTCCGGGAACAGCCGGGCCAGCGCCGGATCGGACGGCGGCTCGCTGGGGCCCTCGGTGAACAGCGCGGCGAGCGGGTCCTCGCCCTCGACCCGCTCGTCGCCGGGCCCGATCAGCTCGAGCAGCTGGACGGCGAGCGAGCGCAGGATGGAGATCTCGACGTCGTCGAGCGCGACGGCAGCGCCGCCGCCGGGGATCTGCTCGAAGTGCCCGGACATCAGTTGCGGTCCTGGGAGAGCGTCGCCCACAGTCCGTATCCGTGCATCGCCTGCACGTCACGCTCCATCTCCTCGCGGCTGCCGCTGGAGACGACGGCGCGCCCCTTGTGATGAACGTCGAGCATCAGCTTGTGCGCCTTGTCCTTGGAGTAGCCGAAGTAGGCCTGGAAGACATAGGTGACGTAGCTCATCAGATTGACCGGGTCGTTGTGGACGAGCGTCACCCAGGGCACATCCGGCTCGGGTACGGCAAAGGTCTCCTCGGCCGACTCGGGGCGTTCGATCTCTACGGGAGCAACACTCACCTGGTCCATGCTGCCACCCGGGAGGGCGCATCGCACAAACGACCCTCACATCTCGTCAGTCTGACGAGATGTGGAGTAGCATCCTCGCCATGAACACTGCGGACCTGGGCCTGCCGGTGGATGTTCCCTCGACAGCGCTCTTCACGGACCAGTACGAGCTCACGATGCTGCGGGCCGCCCTGCAGTCGGGCACCGCGGACCGGCGCTCCGTCTTCGAGGTCTTCACGCGCAGGCTGCCCGAGGGACGTCGTTACGGCGTCGTGGCGGGCACCGGCCGGGTGCTCGACGCCGTCGAGAACTTCCGCTTCGACGCCGGCGTACTGGCCTTTCTGCGCGAGCAGCAGATCGTCGACGAGCCGACGCTGCAGTGGCTCGCGTCGTACCGCTTCAACGGCGACATCTGGGGCTACCCCGAGGGCGAGGTGTACTTCCCGGGCTCGCCGATCCTGCGCGTCGAGGGTTCCTTCGCCGAGTGTGTGCTGCTCGAGACCGTGATCCTGTCGATCCTCAACCACGACTCGGCCATCGCCGCGGCGGCCTCGCGGATGTCGGCCGCGGCGGGCGGGCGCAGGCTGATCGAGATGGGCGCCCGGCGCACACACGAACTCGCCGCGGTCGCCTCCTCGCGCGCCGCGTACGTCGGCG
This region includes:
- a CDS encoding DUF2017 domain-containing protein — translated: MSGHFEQIPGGGAAVALDDVEISILRSLAVQLLELIGPGDERVEGEDPLAALFTEGPSEPPSDPALARLFPEAYGGPDADAEDDELRAASAEFRRFTETDLRSRKRDDALAVVRTLDSTTAAGEGGAVLKLTADDCLHWLGALNDLRLTIGTRLEVSDEDESGDLYRLPDSDPRKPMVMAYLWLGALQETLVETLMS
- the clpS gene encoding ATP-dependent Clp protease adapter ClpS; amino-acid sequence: MDQVSVAPVEIERPESAEETFAVPEPDVPWVTLVHNDPVNLMSYVTYVFQAYFGYSKDKAHKLMLDVHHKGRAVVSSGSREEMERDVQAMHGYGLWATLSQDRN